From the genome of Staphylococcus haemolyticus, one region includes:
- a CDS encoding DUF805 domain-containing protein translates to MIESYQLFWKNYFNVQGRTRRRHYWYATLANIIVLVLLSLLADLLEWVFGGGDTFFNIVYETIDVIIVIGTFTMSVRRFHDVGRTMLIPLIMLISMLLRGLIVLLETISNVYLSDFYSDVSLMIATVVVLVISIVLLIVSIFALIYCVTDSEKGTNEYGPNPKAQ, encoded by the coding sequence ATGATTGAGTCGTATCAGCTATTCTGGAAAAATTATTTCAATGTACAAGGTCGAACACGTAGACGACATTATTGGTATGCAACACTAGCTAACATCATCGTACTTGTATTATTAAGTTTACTTGCCGATTTACTTGAATGGGTGTTTGGTGGTGGAGATACGTTTTTTAACATTGTTTATGAAACGATTGATGTCATCATTGTAATAGGGACATTTACTATGTCAGTACGTCGATTTCATGATGTTGGGCGCACAATGTTAATTCCGTTAATTATGTTAATATCGATGCTGTTACGAGGATTAATTGTATTATTAGAAACAATATCTAATGTGTATTTGAGTGATTTTTATTCTGACGTATCGTTAATGATTGCAACGGTAGTTGTTTTAGTTATTTCGATCGTATTATTAATTGTATCAATTTTCGCATTGATTTATTGTGTTACAGATAGTGAAAAAGGTACAAATGAATATGGACCTAATCCCAAAGCACAGTAA
- a CDS encoding MerR family transcriptional regulator encodes MLNHGYFTPNEVSKVTSVSTRTLRYYHEIGLLVPSYIDTNGYRYYHSQDITKLQTILFLRQLNLSLENIQDYFQQSITDKNAILEENYAQIIHQRNHLNQIIDYLNHHLINHRNEEINMDKFNQFDVNEQYDKEAALKYGDTDYYQSYKDNRTQFNDSEKQDNDDHTNEQFNQFFNEMNQLLEDGYSADDAYTYQNIETLKKILQRQVPNADNQFLNYMALTYENDERFAKNINKGRNDNLNKFIADAIQAYIK; translated from the coding sequence ATGTTAAATCATGGATATTTTACACCTAATGAAGTGAGCAAAGTGACGTCGGTTAGTACAAGAACTCTACGTTATTATCATGAGATTGGTTTACTTGTGCCTAGTTATATTGATACTAACGGGTATCGCTATTACCATTCTCAAGATATAACAAAATTACAAACAATTTTATTTCTTAGACAACTCAATTTATCGCTTGAGAACATTCAAGACTATTTTCAGCAAAGTATTACTGATAAAAATGCAATATTAGAAGAAAATTATGCTCAAATTATTCATCAACGAAATCACCTGAATCAAATCATTGATTACCTCAATCATCATCTAATTAATCATAGAAATGAGGAGATTAATATGGACAAATTTAATCAATTTGATGTGAATGAACAATATGATAAAGAAGCGGCGCTAAAATATGGTGATACAGATTACTATCAGTCATATAAAGATAATAGAACTCAATTCAATGATTCAGAGAAGCAGGATAATGATGACCATACTAATGAACAATTTAATCAATTTTTTAATGAGATGAATCAATTATTGGAAGATGGTTATTCAGCGGATGACGCATATACGTATCAAAATATTGAAACGTTAAAAAAGATATTACAACGACAAGTACCTAATGCAGATAACCAATTTTTAAATTACATGGCACTGACTTATGAAAATGATGAACGTTTTGCGAAAAATATTAATAAAGGACGCAATGATAACCTAAATAAATTTATTGCAGATGCAATTCAAGCTTATATTAAATAA
- a CDS encoding endonuclease III domain-containing protein, with amino-acid sequence MPTLTTEALYKILLDNMGPQHWWPAKSPEEMMLGAILVQNTNWKNADMALMRLREETQFDPQKILSLPLAELQEIIRSSGFYKNKGKAIHALFQWLNQFNFDYENIAQHYGDNLRRELLKIRGIGSETADVLLVYIFEGIEFIPDSYTRRLYSKLGYAHTESYDKFKKQISLPPHFTNQDANEFHALLDNFGKNYFNGKGTQKYTFLEDYFNKND; translated from the coding sequence ATGCCAACGCTTACGACAGAAGCACTTTATAAAATATTATTAGACAATATGGGGCCTCAACATTGGTGGCCTGCTAAAAGCCCTGAAGAAATGATGCTCGGGGCGATATTAGTACAAAATACAAATTGGAAGAACGCAGATATGGCTTTAATGCGTTTAAGAGAGGAAACACAATTTGATCCACAAAAAATTTTATCGTTACCATTAGCTGAACTACAGGAAATCATCCGTTCAAGTGGTTTTTATAAGAATAAGGGAAAGGCGATTCATGCATTATTTCAGTGGTTAAATCAATTTAATTTTGATTATGAAAATATTGCTCAACATTATGGAGATAATTTAAGAAGAGAATTACTAAAAATTCGAGGCATCGGTAGCGAAACAGCTGATGTTTTACTCGTCTATATCTTTGAAGGTATCGAGTTTATTCCTGATAGTTATACGAGACGTTTGTATAGTAAGTTAGGTTACGCCCATACAGAAAGTTACGATAAATTTAAAAAGCAAATTTCATTGCCTCCTCATTTTACGAATCAAGATGCTAACGAGTTTCATGCCTTATTAGATAATTTTGGGAAAAACTATTTTAATGGAAAAGGGACTCAAAAATACACATTTTTAGAAGATTATTTTAATAAGAATGATTGA
- the argS gene encoding arginine--tRNA ligase — protein MNIIEKVKSTLIEEIKASIEKANLAEDIPEIKVEIPKDTKNGDYSTNIAMVLTKIAKRNPREIAQAIVDNLDTSKANVKQVDIAGPGFINFYLDNQYLTTVIPEAINKGDKFGYAEESKNTNILLEYVSANPTGDLHIGHARNAAVGDSLANILIAAGYNVTREYYINDAGNQITNLARSIETRFFEALGDTSHEMPADGYNGKDIIEIGKDLADKHPEMKDYSDEERLKTFRKLGVDYEMDKLKKDLADFNVHFDNWFSETSLYENGAIDNTLAKMNELGYTYEADGATWLRTSDFKDDKDRVLIKKDGNYTYFTPDTAYHYNKINRGNDILIDLMGADHHGYINRLKASLETFGVDSDRLEIQIMQMVRLMQDGVEVKMSKRTGNAITLREIMDEVGIDAARYFLTMRSPDSHFDFDLELAKEKSQDNPIYYAQYAHARICSILKQAKEQGVEVTADADFSTITNEKAIDLLKKVAEFEPTIESAAESRAPHRLTNYIQDLASAFHKFYNAEKVLTDDAEKTKAHVALVDAVRITLHNALSLVGVSAPETM, from the coding sequence ATGAATATTATTGAAAAAGTAAAATCAACTTTAATAGAAGAAATTAAAGCAAGTATTGAAAAAGCTAATCTGGCTGAAGATATTCCTGAAATTAAAGTAGAAATACCAAAAGATACTAAAAATGGAGATTATTCAACTAATATTGCAATGGTTTTAACAAAGATTGCGAAACGTAATCCACGTGAAATTGCTCAAGCAATCGTTGATAACTTAGACACAAGTAAAGCGAACGTGAAGCAAGTAGATATCGCGGGCCCTGGTTTCATTAATTTCTACTTAGATAATCAGTATTTAACGACAGTTATCCCAGAAGCTATCAATAAAGGTGACAAATTCGGTTATGCTGAAGAATCTAAAAATACGAATATTTTATTAGAATATGTATCTGCTAACCCAACTGGTGATCTGCACATTGGTCATGCTAGAAATGCTGCTGTAGGTGATTCATTAGCTAATATTTTAATTGCTGCAGGTTATAATGTAACACGTGAATATTATATTAATGACGCGGGTAATCAAATTACTAACTTAGCACGTTCTATTGAAACACGTTTCTTCGAGGCACTTGGTGATACAAGCCATGAAATGCCAGCAGATGGTTATAACGGTAAAGATATTATCGAAATTGGTAAAGATTTAGCTGATAAACACCCTGAAATGAAAGACTACTCTGATGAAGAACGTCTTAAAACATTCAGAAAACTTGGTGTTGATTATGAAATGGATAAATTGAAAAAAGATTTAGCTGATTTCAATGTCCACTTTGATAATTGGTTTAGTGAAACATCATTATATGAAAATGGTGCCATTGATAACACATTAGCTAAAATGAATGAACTCGGCTATACGTATGAAGCGGATGGCGCGACATGGTTACGTACATCTGATTTTAAAGACGACAAGGACCGTGTATTAATTAAAAAAGATGGTAATTACACTTATTTCACACCAGACACTGCATACCACTACAATAAAATTAATCGTGGTAATGATATCCTAATCGATTTAATGGGTGCCGACCATCATGGTTATATTAATCGTTTGAAAGCTAGTCTTGAAACATTTGGTGTGGATAGTGATCGTCTTGAAATTCAAATCATGCAAATGGTGCGTTTAATGCAAGATGGCGTTGAAGTGAAAATGAGTAAACGTACAGGTAATGCGATTACTTTACGTGAAATCATGGATGAAGTAGGTATTGACGCTGCACGTTATTTCTTAACAATGCGTAGTCCTGACTCTCACTTTGACTTTGATTTAGAACTTGCGAAAGAAAAGTCACAAGACAATCCAATTTACTATGCACAATATGCGCATGCACGTATTTGCTCAATCTTGAAACAAGCAAAAGAACAAGGTGTTGAAGTTACTGCTGATGCTGACTTTTCAACAATTACGAATGAAAAAGCAATCGATTTATTGAAGAAGGTTGCTGAATTTGAACCAACTATTGAAAGTGCAGCGGAAAGTCGCGCACCACATCGTTTAACGAACTACATTCAAGATTTAGCATCTGCATTCCATAAATTCTATAATGCTGAAAAAGTATTAACAGACGATGCAGAAAAAACGAAAGCACATGTAGCTTTAGTAGATGCAGTTAGAATTACACTACACAATGCTTTATCATTAGTAGGTGTATCAGCACCTGAAACAATGTAA
- a CDS encoding DUF1934 domain-containing protein has product MNKNIDVQTKQVLKQNGEKQKFEFAAQGSWQKKNADYIRYQEQIEDAVVNVTIKIEERGVKLIRKGDINMNLHFVEGHDTTTLYDIPAGRIPLTVKTRSILHFVNENAGKLKIQYELHQNDEKMGSYQYEINYKEISE; this is encoded by the coding sequence TTGAATAAGAATATAGACGTTCAAACGAAACAAGTTCTAAAACAAAATGGTGAAAAACAAAAATTTGAATTTGCTGCTCAAGGTTCATGGCAAAAGAAAAACGCAGATTATATTCGATACCAAGAACAAATTGAAGATGCAGTCGTTAATGTAACAATTAAAATTGAAGAACGCGGTGTTAAATTAATACGCAAAGGCGATATTAATATGAATCTTCACTTTGTGGAAGGTCATGATACGACTACCCTTTATGATATACCAGCTGGTCGCATTCCTTTAACTGTTAAAACGCGTAGCATCCTGCATTTTGTGAATGAAAATGCCGGGAAATTAAAGATTCAATACGAGTTACATCAGAACGATGAAAAGATGGGCTCATATCAATATGAAATTAATTATAAGGAGATAAGCGAATGA
- a CDS encoding type I toxin-antitoxin system Fst family toxin — MLEILVHITTTVISSCIIAIFTHWLRNRNNK; from the coding sequence ATGCTAGAAATCCTTGTTCACATCACGACCACAGTCATCAGTAGTTGTATTATTGCGATATTCACGCATTGGCTACGTAATCGCAATAATAAATAG
- a CDS encoding DUF5079 family protein, producing MDKENLQILSINNIKNSYLIGFALVNFIIFAFYIFLYYFIGMEGTVPNYMKIYLAISLLLWLILYLQEKGKILENFNRNNYKRRVCTYMLINILAGYNIPFLISSADIFYYSGVDGDAFKYWIIIAGIILISITGLFIFCYSEFEMFGNKQNVILKILGVFLVLLSFIALIYISFVSPSDSGESKVIWVGCFFLFGVHIIMGRVFFYLAVLIDEYKYLIGSIAFSRVLVGNNEYQYTVFISLND from the coding sequence ATGGATAAAGAAAATTTACAAATTTTAAGTATAAATAATATTAAAAATTCTTATTTAATAGGTTTTGCATTAGTAAATTTTATAATATTTGCATTTTATATATTTTTATATTACTTTATTGGTATGGAGGGAACAGTCCCTAATTATATGAAAATATATTTAGCTATATCATTATTATTATGGCTCATATTATATTTACAAGAAAAAGGAAAAATATTGGAAAATTTTAATAGAAATAACTATAAGAGAAGAGTGTGTACCTATATGCTAATTAATATATTAGCCGGATATAATATTCCTTTTTTGATAAGTTCAGCTGATATTTTTTATTATTCAGGTGTAGATGGAGATGCGTTTAAATATTGGATTATAATTGCAGGTATAATTCTAATTTCTATTACAGGGTTATTTATATTTTGCTATTCAGAATTTGAAATGTTTGGAAATAAGCAAAATGTAATATTAAAAATCTTAGGAGTTTTCTTAGTATTATTATCATTTATTGCTTTAATATATATTTCATTTGTTTCTCCTAGTGACTCAGGTGAAAGTAAAGTTATTTGGGTAGGTTGTTTCTTTTTGTTTGGTGTCCACATAATAATGGGACGAGTATTTTTCTATTTAGCAGTTTTAATTGATGAATATAAATACCTAATTGGATCTATAGCATTTTCAAGAGTGCTAGTAGGGAATAATGAGTATCAGTATACAGTATTTATTTCTTTAAATGATTAA
- a CDS encoding DUF5079 family protein translates to MEKNLQKKAIESIQHSHLIGLSLVNFIIFAFYYFIYTGPGIKGHMPLYMKIYLIGSLLLWLLLYLQEREYIFKNYNRKNYKFRVAIYMTINLLSGYNIPFLISSAYAFYFADSRDDTYTYWLLICGIITVSAIGLFFFCLGEFQMFGIQKGSFIRMIGILIVLLSFGLLLYVSLIVPVDSEENRTIWMGMIMLFCSHMLIVRTYFYLGLLDYDIREDGVKLQ, encoded by the coding sequence ATGGAGAAAAATCTACAAAAAAAAGCAATAGAATCAATTCAACATTCACATTTAATCGGATTGTCATTAGTGAATTTCATTATTTTCGCATTTTACTATTTTATATATACAGGTCCAGGTATAAAAGGGCACATGCCTCTATATATGAAAATATATTTAATAGGGTCATTATTATTATGGTTGCTTCTTTATTTACAAGAACGCGAGTATATTTTTAAAAATTATAATCGAAAAAACTATAAGTTTAGAGTTGCAATATATATGACTATCAATCTACTTTCAGGATACAATATTCCATTTTTAATTAGTTCTGCTTATGCTTTTTATTTTGCAGATTCTAGAGATGATACTTATACATATTGGTTGTTAATTTGTGGGATCATAACGGTCTCTGCTATAGGACTCTTCTTCTTTTGTTTAGGCGAATTTCAGATGTTTGGTATCCAAAAGGGTAGTTTTATTAGAATGATTGGAATTTTAATTGTTTTATTATCATTTGGACTGTTGTTGTATGTATCATTAATTGTTCCTGTTGATTCTGAAGAAAATAGAACGATTTGGATGGGAATGATAATGTTATTTTGTAGCCATATGCTTATTGTACGAACATATTTTTATTTAGGTCTTTTAGATTATGACATTAGAGAAGATGGAGTGAAATTACAATAG
- a CDS encoding type 1 glutamine amidotransferase produces MGDWAKENGHDLYIYHPYFYNGVLPKAEETDLLIILGGPMSPNDLDDWILKERELIRVLLKEKKPIFGACFGAQQITKAIGYTVSKSPVKEVGWDKVYLETNTIPDLPKELMALHWHEEMFQIPKNAELLFSSEYLTNQGFLLNNNVIGLQFHFEPGPFEVKEIVTNDFSYAVDSVLNQTPQEIIEREVPKENKEVMFKLLDHITGR; encoded by the coding sequence ATTGGAGATTGGGCTAAAGAGAATGGGCATGATTTATATATTTATCACCCTTATTTTTATAATGGTGTTCTACCGAAAGCAGAAGAAACAGATTTACTTATCATTTTAGGCGGTCCTATGAGTCCGAATGATTTAGATGATTGGATTCTTAAAGAAAGAGAATTGATAAGAGTATTGTTAAAAGAGAAAAAGCCAATATTTGGTGCTTGTTTTGGTGCTCAACAAATAACGAAAGCAATTGGGTACACAGTAAGCAAGTCACCGGTAAAAGAAGTGGGTTGGGATAAGGTATATCTTGAAACAAATACAATACCAGACTTACCAAAAGAATTGATGGCATTGCATTGGCATGAAGAAATGTTCCAAATACCTAAAAATGCAGAATTACTTTTCTCTAGTGAATATTTAACTAATCAAGGGTTTTTGTTAAATAACAATGTTATTGGTTTGCAATTCCATTTCGAACCAGGGCCTTTTGAAGTTAAAGAAATTGTAACTAATGATTTTTCTTATGCGGTTGATTCTGTATTAAACCAAACTCCACAAGAAATTATTGAACGCGAAGTTCCTAAAGAGAATAAAGAAGTTATGTTTAAATTACTTGATCATATAACTGGTAGATAG
- a CDS encoding YwhD family protein: MNSSFSEVSCVSENKGFKFNIIKNDPLDGHKGTNIGSISLDNIAPVFIDVANKEAFIDIGGMHARAQVEKGVKWINDKSEVEGEEAKEYWLCWVTTERSESGPYYAGVTACYLLVNKSIRRGYKSMPEHVNMMDKSMKHKIIIDHIGEKNKKVLADFLKSHNEEMWNNSSEELFKAFE; this comes from the coding sequence ATGAATTCAAGTTTTTCGGAGGTGTCATGTGTGTCTGAGAACAAAGGTTTTAAATTTAATATTATCAAGAATGATCCCCTTGACGGACATAAAGGGACGAATATAGGCTCAATTAGTTTAGATAATATTGCACCAGTATTTATAGATGTTGCGAATAAAGAGGCGTTTATAGATATAGGTGGTATGCATGCACGTGCTCAAGTTGAAAAAGGTGTTAAATGGATAAATGACAAATCGGAAGTTGAAGGCGAAGAAGCTAAAGAATATTGGCTTTGCTGGGTGACTACTGAACGTAGTGAGAGTGGTCCATATTATGCTGGTGTTACTGCATGTTATTTATTAGTTAACAAAAGTATACGACGTGGTTATAAAAGTATGCCTGAACATGTTAATATGATGGATAAATCTATGAAACATAAAATTATCATTGACCACATTGGTGAGAAAAATAAAAAAGTTTTAGCAGACTTTTTAAAATCTCATAATGAAGAGATGTGGAATAATTCTAGTGAGGAATTATTCAAAGCTTTTGAATAA
- a CDS encoding HD domain-containing protein translates to MRGRIYLTQTPYVEQKLAEEKVFKDPIHKYIHVKDQLIWDLIKTKEFQRLRRIKQLGTLYLSFHTAEHSRFGHSLGVYEIVRRMIDESFVGRDAWNNEDRPLALCAALLHDLGHGPFSHSFEKIFNTDHEAFTQAIITGPTEVNEVLSRVSSTFPKEVAEVINKTHQNKLVISMISSQIDADRMDYLQRDAYFTGVSYGTFDMERILRLMRPSKDEVLIKESGMHAVENFIMSRYQMYWQIYFHPVSRGGEVLLNNCLKRVKQLYNEGYHFKMYPEDFVPFFEEKVTIEQYVDLDEVVVLYYLKKWIQEDDAILSDLARRFINRDLFKYIPFDGSIITITELQELFIEGNIDPNYYFVSEAFSDLPYDYDRPGSNRQPIHLLRRNGSIREISSQSLVISSITGINREDYKLYYPKEIILNIENPQTKGSIINLLNELN, encoded by the coding sequence ATGAGAGGAAGGATTTATTTGACGCAAACACCCTATGTTGAACAGAAATTAGCTGAAGAGAAGGTATTCAAAGACCCTATTCATAAATATATTCACGTCAAAGATCAACTTATTTGGGATCTTATTAAGACAAAAGAGTTTCAACGTTTACGTCGTATTAAGCAACTAGGCACATTATATCTTTCTTTTCATACTGCAGAGCATAGTCGTTTTGGCCATTCTTTAGGTGTATATGAAATCGTGCGACGCATGATTGACGAATCATTTGTGGGACGAGACGCTTGGAACAATGAAGATAGACCATTGGCATTATGTGCAGCATTATTACATGATTTAGGTCATGGTCCATTTTCACATAGTTTTGAAAAGATATTCAATACAGACCATGAAGCCTTTACGCAAGCAATTATTACTGGACCTACTGAAGTTAATGAAGTTTTAAGTCGCGTATCGAGTACTTTTCCTAAAGAAGTTGCAGAAGTAATTAACAAAACGCATCAAAATAAACTTGTAATTTCTATGATTTCATCGCAAATTGATGCTGATCGAATGGACTATTTACAAAGAGATGCTTATTTTACGGGCGTCTCTTATGGCACATTTGACATGGAACGTATTTTACGTTTAATGAGACCATCTAAAGATGAAGTTCTTATTAAAGAGAGTGGAATGCATGCCGTTGAGAACTTTATAATGAGTCGCTATCAAATGTATTGGCAAATATACTTTCATCCGGTTAGTAGAGGCGGAGAAGTATTGTTAAATAATTGTTTGAAACGTGTTAAACAATTGTATAATGAGGGGTACCATTTTAAGATGTACCCAGAAGATTTTGTTCCTTTTTTTGAAGAGAAGGTTACAATTGAGCAATACGTTGATTTAGATGAAGTCGTCGTACTTTATTATTTGAAGAAATGGATACAAGAAGATGATGCAATTCTCAGTGATTTAGCACGTCGTTTTATAAATAGAGACTTATTTAAATATATTCCATTTGATGGTTCAATTATTACTATTACTGAGCTACAAGAGTTGTTCATAGAAGGTAATATTGATCCGAACTATTATTTTGTTAGTGAGGCTTTCTCTGATTTACCATATGATTATGATCGACCTGGTTCTAATAGACAACCAATACATTTATTAAGACGTAATGGTAGTATTAGAGAAATTAGTAGTCAATCACTCGTTATTTCAAGTATTACAGGTATTAATCGTGAAGATTATAAATTATACTATCCTAAAGAAATAATTCTTAATATTGAGAATCCACAAACTAAAGGTTCTATTATTAATCTGCTTAATGAATTGAATTAA
- a CDS encoding GNAT family N-acetyltransferase — protein MFKVREATPNDVVAIRDVATKAWYNTYLNIYAASTINELLAASYNEQHLKKRLEEQLFLVAEDNDEIIGFANFIYGKELYLSAHYVHPESQHKGYGSSLLKKGLEQFDGKYDAVFLEVDNKNKDAIQYYQNNGFEIVRSYQPEMYGEQMDLALMKRSL, from the coding sequence ATGTTTAAAGTCAGAGAAGCTACACCAAATGACGTTGTAGCAATTAGAGATGTTGCTACTAAGGCATGGTATAACACATATTTAAATATTTATGCAGCATCAACAATAAATGAGTTATTAGCTGCTTCTTATAATGAGCAACATTTAAAGAAACGTTTAGAAGAACAACTATTTTTAGTAGCCGAAGATAATGATGAAATTATTGGCTTTGCTAATTTCATTTATGGTAAAGAATTGTATTTGTCTGCGCATTATGTACATCCAGAATCTCAACATAAAGGTTATGGTTCTAGTCTACTTAAGAAAGGATTAGAACAATTTGACGGTAAATATGATGCAGTATTTTTAGAAGTTGATAATAAAAATAAAGATGCCATTCAATACTATCAAAATAATGGTTTTGAAATCGTACGTTCTTATCAACCAGAAATGTATGGAGAACAAATGGATTTAGCTTTAATGAAGAGAAGTCTATAA
- a CDS encoding flavodoxin family protein produces the protein MITVLFGGSRPEGNTAQLTKSAVEGLDYKWIDLTDYQFNPVRDFRHENRDITSYNDDYKQVIDQVLESDTVIFASPVYWYSVSASLKAFIDHWSETLIDDNYKDFKEKMAKKDFRLILVGGDCPKVKAKPCITQMKYTLDFIGAELNGYIIGTAERPGDISKDTFALERAKEWNETLA, from the coding sequence ATGATTACAGTTTTATTTGGAGGAAGTCGTCCAGAGGGGAATACAGCACAACTTACTAAGTCAGCAGTTGAGGGATTAGATTATAAATGGATTGACTTAACCGATTATCAATTCAATCCTGTAAGAGACTTTCGTCACGAGAATAGAGATATTACAAGCTATAACGATGATTATAAACAGGTCATTGATCAAGTTTTAGAAAGTGATACGGTCATATTTGCATCACCGGTGTATTGGTATAGTGTTTCTGCATCTTTAAAGGCATTTATTGATCATTGGTCTGAAACTTTGATAGACGATAACTACAAAGACTTTAAAGAAAAAATGGCAAAGAAAGATTTTCGACTTATTTTAGTTGGTGGAGACTGCCCTAAAGTGAAAGCTAAGCCATGTATTACTCAAATGAAATATACATTAGATTTTATTGGTGCTGAACTTAATGGATATATAATTGGTACCGCTGAACGTCCAGGTGATATTTCGAAAGATACGTTTGCACTAGAAAGAGCAAAAGAATGGAATGAAACATTAGCGTAA
- a CDS encoding aldo/keto reductase, translating into MADLVQLGKSDVHVFPIALGTNAVGGHNLYPNLDEEQGKDVVRKAIDNGITLLDTAYIYGPERSEELVGQVVQEYPREQVQIATKGSHVIKENDEVVQNNDPDYLKQQVENSLKRLQVDYIDLYYIHFPDEDTPKDKAVAALKELKDEGKIKAIGVSNFSLEQLKEANKDGYVDVVQLEYNLLHRENEEVMKYAAENNITFIPYFPLASGILAGKYEENQTFDDHRAPRRDFQPEVFNDNVRRVKQLQGIAEAHNTSIANVVLAFYLTRPALDVVIPGAKRAEQVVQNIEAANIQLTDDELNKIDELFPIE; encoded by the coding sequence ATGGCAGATTTAGTACAATTAGGTAAATCAGATGTTCACGTATTTCCAATTGCATTAGGTACAAACGCAGTAGGTGGTCACAATTTATACCCAAATTTAGATGAAGAACAGGGTAAAGATGTTGTACGTAAAGCAATTGACAACGGTATTACGTTACTAGATACAGCTTATATTTATGGACCTGAACGTTCTGAAGAATTAGTTGGCCAAGTAGTTCAAGAGTATCCTCGTGAACAAGTTCAAATTGCAACGAAAGGTTCACATGTTATTAAAGAAAATGATGAAGTCGTACAAAATAATGATCCAGATTATTTAAAACAGCAAGTTGAGAATAGCTTGAAACGCCTTCAAGTAGATTATATTGATTTATACTACATTCATTTTCCAGATGAAGATACACCGAAAGATAAAGCAGTTGCTGCATTAAAAGAACTTAAAGATGAAGGCAAGATTAAAGCGATAGGCGTGTCTAACTTCTCATTAGAACAACTTAAGGAAGCGAATAAAGATGGTTATGTCGATGTAGTGCAATTAGAATACAACTTATTACATCGTGAAAATGAAGAAGTCATGAAATATGCAGCTGAAAATAATATTACATTTATACCATACTTCCCATTAGCATCAGGCATCTTAGCTGGTAAGTATGAAGAAAATCAAACGTTTGATGATCATCGTGCACCTCGCCGTGATTTCCAACCGGAAGTATTTAATGATAATGTTCGACGAGTGAAACAATTACAAGGCATTGCGGAAGCTCATAACACATCTATTGCTAATGTGGTTCTAGCATTCTATTTAACGCGTCCAGCGTTAGATGTGGTGATTCCTGGTGCGAAACGTGCTGAACAAGTTGTGCAAAATATTGAAGCGGCAAATATTCAATTAACAGATGATGAACTGAACAAAATTGATGAATTATTTCCGATTGAATAA
- the hypR gene encoding redox-sensitive transcriptional regulator HypR: MNLEFNIAVHVLSFLTKHSEEQFNSQDLAELTCLNPVQLRRVTTTLNNQQYIDSIRGKGGGYRANARTPTITLDTLYQLFVLDKLPTQRIFTGSEESYCTISRNIATTMNKYKEQETALALNFYRNLTINDVIKDTLQEDTSNDTF, from the coding sequence ATGAATTTAGAATTCAACATTGCAGTACACGTGCTAAGCTTTCTTACTAAGCATTCCGAAGAACAATTCAATAGCCAGGATTTAGCAGAACTTACCTGTCTTAATCCTGTGCAACTAAGGCGTGTTACCACTACACTTAATAATCAACAATATATAGATTCAATTCGTGGAAAAGGTGGTGGCTATCGAGCTAATGCGCGCACTCCAACCATCACCTTAGATACACTGTATCAACTTTTCGTGTTAGATAAATTACCAACACAACGTATTTTTACTGGTAGCGAAGAAAGCTATTGTACAATCTCTAGAAATATCGCAACCACTATGAATAAATACAAAGAGCAAGAAACTGCACTAGCGCTCAACTTTTATCGTAACTTGACAATTAACGACGTAATTAAAGATACACTTCAGGAGGACACATCAAATGACACATTTTAA